From the Prosthecochloris marina genome, the window GCCTATAGCATCTTCAGGAGAGTATACGTTTCAGATCTGGCAATTGGTATCCTACATGTTCATGCATGGTAGTATCCCACACATTTTATTCAATATGATCGCCCTCTGGCTGTTCGGCACGGAGATAGAAAACTACTGGGGAACGAAAGAGTTCACCGCCTACTACTTCATATGCGGTATCGGGGCAGCCTTGATCAATCTCCTGACGACCATCGGCAGTCAATATGCTACCGTTGGCGCCTCCGGGGCGGTCTTCGGTATCCTGCTCGCATTCGGTATGATGTTTCCCGACCGCTACATCTTTATCTACTTTCTGTTCCCGATCAAGGCAAAGTATTTCGTAGCAGGGTACGCTGCCATCGAGCTGCTGATGGGCATCAACAATACAAATATGGGCAGCGGTAGCAATATCGCTCATTTCGCCCACCTCGGCGGCATGGTGGTCGGCTTCACTTACATCAAGTTCCGTCAGCAGGGCTTTTCATTCTCCGATTGGCTTGACAAAACTTTTCCCAAAAAGGACGAACGTAGCGGACCGAAGCTTTATAAAAAAGAGAGGGAAGAAACCGGCCTGCAGGTTAGCGAAGAGGAAATCGACGCGATTCTGGATAAAATATCCCGCCAAGGGTACGAGTCCCTGACCGAGGAGGAAAAAAAGAAGTTATTGAAAGCAGGCAGTAAGTAAGCATTAGCGGGAAGAGGAGATCGAGGATGAACGCAAGGGAAAAAGCATTTGAACGGGCGAAAAAGAAAGCGGAAAACGTCGCGCGCAATCCTGAAAAAGTGAAGCAAATCATTGATTCGGCGCTTAACAAAGCAACGGCACAAAAAACTTCATCGCAGTTTCAGGAAATCACCGACAAGCTTCAGGCGCTGCTACGCATGCTGAAAAGCTGGCTCAACAAAGAGTACAGCGTCATCCCCTGGCAAACAATCATACTTGCCTTTACGGCGATCATTTACTTCGTCACACCGTTCGACGCAATCTTCGATTTCATCCCGCTCCTCGGGTTTGCAGACGATGTCGCCGTTCTCACCGCAGTCCTTGCATCGATCAACCGTGACTTGGACAAGTTCATGGAATGGGAAGGTGAACTCGTTCAGGAAGAAACACCGGTCACCGATGCCGTCGAAGCGGATTTCGAGGAAGTGAAAGGCGGAGGAAAACCCGAAGCGTGATTTCCTCCCTTTTGCTCTCCCTACCAGATATATGCCCCCTCTTCGTAGTCTGATCGATGTTTTTGATTTGTTTACGCAGTTATGAACTTCCCCCTGTTTTTCAAATTTTCACACCACACTCAGCTCAAGTTTGTGCTTTATCTTTTCCCAGCCAGGGCTTACGGATTCGAGCAACTTATAAAACTCAGGACTGTGGTCAGGGTGTTTCAAATGGCACAGCTCGTGAGTCACAACGTAGTCTATGCACTCTTTCGGCGCTCTGATCAGATCGGTATTGAGAGTGACTGTTCCATTATCAGAAAGACTGCCCCACCTTGTTCGCATTCTCCTGATTGAAATGTCGGGCCTCTCGATATCAAGTTCTCTGAATTTTTTCCAGCAGCGATCCATGCTCTCGCTGAAGTGCAACTCTGCTTTTTTACGGTACCACTTGTCCAAAAGTTTCCTTGCTGAATTCGGCGTTGTTGAATCCATAGTGATATAAAAGCAGCCCCTGATCAGCTTGACCGAATCTTCAGTACCCTCTGCCAGTTTCAAACGGTATTGCCTGCCGAGATAGAGGTGGGTTTCACCATTCACGTAACAGCGAACAGGTGTCCTCGGATCGAACTGCCTGAAATAGCTCAATTGCCTGAGTATCCACCGAGCCCTTTTTCGCAACTTGCTCTCGATCAAGTCGATAGTGGTGTTGATCGGAGCTTTTACAATGACCGTACTGTCCGGGTGAACAGCTATCTCCATCGTTCTTCTCTCACGATACAGAAGACGGTACTCAATTGTCTTGCGCCCATAGACAAAAAAACGCCTGTCGTTATGAACTGCCGCCTCAATCATCTAACGCCTGTGTTTGGCAACCTGCATAACCTTGTAGATGATCTCATCCATTTGATCGAACGACAATGCGATACCTCTTTTTGTTTTCACCTCATCATAGAGGAAATCGTCGATCTCGTTCATTGCTTGTTTCTGAGCATCTTCGTCATCCCAGAAATGAACTTTCCTGTGTTTGAGCAGAATGTCGTGTACAACTTTCGCAGTATCAGCCGCAGCTGACTCGAGGAGTTGAGGATTCATATCGTCTTTTTCGATCAATGGTTTCAGCACACCGAAGTACGCCATGGCATCTTCGTTCCCGGAAAGGTTTTCAGGGACATCATCATGAACCTTGCCGACAACTTTATTCCGGATATCGACAACCTTGTGCAGGTACTCCAGGTCTGATATCCGTTTAGCCCTGAAATCCTCGATTGCCTGCTGGATAAGCCGCGAGAACTTTTGATAAAACGCTGGATCTTCATCCATCTTTTCCGTAATCGCTCTTTTCGTTGCATGAGCGATGGTATCGGCTTTTGAGGCTGTGGTTTTCTTGTCGTGATAGACGCCCTGCTCCTCTTTTACCTGACTGAACATATGGTCGTCGAAGATGTTCACCGGTTCGTTAAGTTGAATAACCTCATCTGCCTGAATATGAGTGTCAAGCAACTTCTTGATCTTCGGCTCGTAATCCCGGTAATCGATTGCTTCGGCATAACGGAGTTTTACCGATGCCTTCAGGGACTGGAACTTCCTGAGATCCACCTTGTATCTTGAAAGCGTTTTTTGATCAGTTTCGGTCAAAAACTTTTCGGATGAAAGCGCGATAACGAGGGTTTTAGCAAATTCGGCAAGACGTGTATAAAATTCTTCCCTTAGTTCGTCATCTGCGAGCAAAAGCTCATAGTCCTCTTCATCGTAGGAATGTCTGACAGTTTTGAAAATGTCCCATACATCCGAATAACGATCAGGCAGTTTTTCAATTTCGTTGTTGATCGAAGTCAGTGTGCCTGCAAGATCGGCCTCGTCGAAGCCTTCAAACGCACTATACAGCGTCAATGCCCTATCCAGCTCACCAAGCACATTTGCGTAATCGACGATAAAGCCGAACTCCTTGCCTTCATGTATCCGGTTAACCCTTGCAATCGCTTGCAATAATGTATGCTCCCTGAGAACGCGGCACAGATACAGTACGGCGTTTCGCGGGGCATCGAAACCAGTCAACAGTTTGTCAACGACAATCAGGATTTCCGGATCGCTACCATGCTTGAACTGGTTGATGAGCTGCTTGGCATACTCTTCTTCGCTTCCATAACGCTTCATCATCTTCTGCCAGAATCTTACAACCTCGTCGGTCGGCTCGTCTTCGGCCTCCTCAAATCCTTCACGCATATCCGGAGGCGAAATGACAACCGCCGAACTGACCATACCGATATCCTCCAGACAGTTATGGTATTGCAGTGCGGAAGCTTTGCCGGGGGCAACAAGCTGGGCCTTGAATCCCGTACCCTGCCAGTTACTCCGATAGTGTTCACTGATGTCGAAGGCTCTCATGTAAATGACCTGGTCAGCCTTGTTCAGCGTTTCGGCACGTGCGTATTTGCGTTTTAAATCCGCCTGCTGCTCCTTGCTCAGTCCCTGCGTATGCCGTTCGAACCATAGGTCAACAGCTGACCTGTTCTGGGTCATCTCCACATGCCGCCCTTCGTATAAAAGAGGCACGACGGCGCCGTCCTCGACAGCCTGTGAAATGGAATAATGAGGTTCGACCAGTTCTCCGAATCTGGTGAAGTTGTTTTTCTCTTTTCTCAAGAGTGGTGTACCGGTAAAACCGAGATAGCTGGCATTGGGAAACATCTGGCGCATACGAGCGGCAAAAGAACCGAACTGGGTACGGTGGCTCTCATCAACGAGCACGAAGATATCGGAAGACTCGTCCCGATACTTGTTGACGGCATAGGCCTTGTCGAACTTGTGAATGAGCGTCGTAACAATGCATGACTTCTTTTCGGACACAAGTTCCAGCAGGTTCCTGCCTGACGTTGCCCGGTTGGCTTCGAGGCCGCAAGCCGTAAAGGTATTTCCCAGTTGCTTGTCCAGATCGTCCCGGTCGGTAACGAGAACGATACGAGGATTCAATATTTCCGGATCGAGGGCCAGATTGCGGGCCAGCATCACCATGGTCAGGGATTTGCCCGACCCCTGCGTATGCCAGATCACACCACCCTTACGGGAGCCATTATGAGTAAACTGTTTGATCCGGTTCAGGGTGGACTTGATGACGAAGTACTGTTGATACCGGGCGATTTTCTTCAAACCACCGTCAAAAACGGTGAACTTCCATACCAACTCCAGAAGCCTTTCAGGATGGCAAAGGGCATAAAGAGACTTGTCCTGTTCCGTGACATGTCGTGTGCTTTGTATTGCATCCGGGTGGACTTCAAAAGTGCGGGCTATTTTGGCAACAACATCTTCACCCAGCAGCTTGTTGACGATTTCCTGAAGCTTTTCGAGCGCTCTTTCCCCCTTATCCATCAAGGGTTCCTTCCAGACACTCCAAAACCTGGCAGCGGTTCCTGCTGTCGCAAACATAGCGCTGTTCTTGTTGAGCGCGAGCAGCAATTGGCTATAGATGAACAACTTCGGGATATAATCGTCATTCTGGTTCCTGATCGACTGGGATACTGCCTGATCAACTTCGATCT encodes:
- a CDS encoding YkvA family protein, yielding MNAREKAFERAKKKAENVARNPEKVKQIIDSALNKATAQKTSSQFQEITDKLQALLRMLKSWLNKEYSVIPWQTIILAFTAIIYFVTPFDAIFDFIPLLGFADDVAVLTAVLASINRDLDKFMEWEGELVQEETPVTDAVEADFEEVKGGGKPEA
- a CDS encoding rhomboid family intramembrane serine protease, with product MNNYNQPYSPGGFQVMPPAIKTIILINVAIFFLEFSPIIGNILKYFGPLWPIASSGEYTFQIWQLVSYMFMHGSIPHILFNMIALWLFGTEIENYWGTKEFTAYYFICGIGAALINLLTTIGSQYATVGASGAVFGILLAFGMMFPDRYIFIYFLFPIKAKYFVAGYAAIELLMGINNTNMGSGSNIAHFAHLGGMVVGFTYIKFRQQGFSFSDWLDKTFPKKDERSGPKLYKKEREETGLQVSEEEIDAILDKISRQGYESLTEEEKKKLLKAGSK
- a CDS encoding type I restriction endonuclease subunit R — encoded protein: MSDFQMNEKHLSQIPALQLLIGLGYDYLTPAEALRERQQRTSNVLLENILRNKLKEINRIRYKGGEYLFSEENIQSAIQELKNIKYDGLQKTNEAVYDLITLGTAMEQTIEGNSKSFNLNYVDWRNPERNAYHVTVEYSVERSRSPETVRPDIVLFVNGIPFSVIECKSPQIEVDQAVSQSIRNQNDDYIPKLFIYSQLLLALNKNSAMFATAGTAARFWSVWKEPLMDKGERALEKLQEIVNKLLGEDVVAKIARTFEVHPDAIQSTRHVTEQDKSLYALCHPERLLELVWKFTVFDGGLKKIARYQQYFVIKSTLNRIKQFTHNGSRKGGVIWHTQGSGKSLTMVMLARNLALDPEILNPRIVLVTDRDDLDKQLGNTFTACGLEANRATSGRNLLELVSEKKSCIVTTLIHKFDKAYAVNKYRDESSDIFVLVDESHRTQFGSFAARMRQMFPNASYLGFTGTPLLRKEKNNFTRFGELVEPHYSISQAVEDGAVVPLLYEGRHVEMTQNRSAVDLWFERHTQGLSKEQQADLKRKYARAETLNKADQVIYMRAFDISEHYRSNWQGTGFKAQLVAPGKASALQYHNCLEDIGMVSSAVVISPPDMREGFEEAEDEPTDEVVRFWQKMMKRYGSEEEYAKQLINQFKHGSDPEILIVVDKLLTGFDAPRNAVLYLCRVLREHTLLQAIARVNRIHEGKEFGFIVDYANVLGELDRALTLYSAFEGFDEADLAGTLTSINNEIEKLPDRYSDVWDIFKTVRHSYDEEDYELLLADDELREEFYTRLAEFAKTLVIALSSEKFLTETDQKTLSRYKVDLRKFQSLKASVKLRYAEAIDYRDYEPKIKKLLDTHIQADEVIQLNEPVNIFDDHMFSQVKEEQGVYHDKKTTASKADTIAHATKRAITEKMDEDPAFYQKFSRLIQQAIEDFRAKRISDLEYLHKVVDIRNKVVGKVHDDVPENLSGNEDAMAYFGVLKPLIEKDDMNPQLLESAAADTAKVVHDILLKHRKVHFWDDEDAQKQAMNEIDDFLYDEVKTKRGIALSFDQMDEIIYKVMQVAKHRR
- a CDS encoding M48 family metallopeptidase translates to MIEAAVHNDRRFFVYGRKTIEYRLLYRERRTMEIAVHPDSTVIVKAPINTTIDLIESKLRKRARWILRQLSYFRQFDPRTPVRCYVNGETHLYLGRQYRLKLAEGTEDSVKLIRGCFYITMDSTTPNSARKLLDKWYRKKAELHFSESMDRCWKKFRELDIERPDISIRRMRTRWGSLSDNGTVTLNTDLIRAPKECIDYVVTHELCHLKHPDHSPEFYKLLESVSPGWEKIKHKLELSVV